From the Chiroxiphia lanceolata isolate bChiLan1 chromosome W unlocalized genomic scaffold, bChiLan1.pri scaffold_71_arrow_ctg1, whole genome shotgun sequence genome, one window contains:
- the LOC116781587 gene encoding olfactory receptor 14J1-like — MSNSSSMAQFLLLAFADRRELQLLHFWLFLAISLAALLANGLILSAVACDHHLHTPMGFFLLNLSLTDLGCICTTVPKAMHNSLWGTTTISYMGCAAQLFFFYFFITAEFSLLTIMCYDRYVAICKPLHYGTLLGSRACAHMAAAAWATGFLYSLLHTANTFSLPLCQGNALGQFFCEIPHILKLSCSHSGYLREIGLIVVIACLVFVCFVFIVFSYVQIFRAVLRIPSQQGRHKAFSTCLPHLAVVSLFVSTGTFAHLKPPSVSSPSLDLVFSVLYSVVPPAVNPLIYSLRNQELKDAMKENDDWMFFRNNNLPFFLSQNTLCVSGLLKLLKSGGG, encoded by the coding sequence atgtccaacagcagctccatggcccagttcctcctcctggcatttgcagacaggagggagctgcagctcctgcacttctggctcttcctggccatctccctggctgccctcctggccaacggcctcatcctcagcgccgtagcctgtgaccaccacctgcacacccccatgggcttcttcctgctcaacctctccctcacagacctgggctgcatctgcaccactgtccccaaagccatgcacaattccctctggggcaccacaaccatctcctacatgggatgtgctgcacagctctttttcttttatttcttcatcacAGCAGAattttccctcctcaccatcatgtgctacgaccgctacgttgccatctgcaaacccctgcactacgggaccctcctgggcagcagagcttgtgcccacatggcagcagctgcctgggccactggctttctctattctctgctgcacacagccaatacattttccctgcccctgtgccagggcaatgccctgggccagttcttctgtgaaatcccacacatcctcaagctctcctgctcacactcaggcTACCTCAGGGAAATTGGGCTCATTGTGGTTATTGCCTGTTTAgtgtttgtctgttttgttttcattgttttctcctatgtgcagatcttcagggctgtgctgaggatcccctctcagcagggacggcacaaagccttttccacctgcctccctcacctggccgTGGTCTCCCTCTTTGTCAGCACTGGCACATTTGCCCACCTGAAGcccccctcagtctcctccccGTCTCTGGACCTTGTGTTTTCAGTTCTGTACTCGGTGGTGCCTCCAGCAGTGAATCCCCTCATCTACAGCCTCAGGAACCAGGAGCTCAAGGATGCCATGAAGGAAAATGATGACTGGATGTTTTTTAGGAATAAcaacctgcctttttttctttcgCAGAACACTCTTTGTGTTTCTGGCCTTCTAAAGCTTTTGAAAAGTGGTGGTGGGTGa